Genomic segment of Octadecabacter arcticus 238:
GACCAGGTTTGACGATGTCATAAAGCCGGAAAAACGCAAACGCAGCGATCCACCCGGGCCACACTGACAGGGATGACACGTTTGCCATGCTTGCGCCAATCAAGACGGGCAAAAGTGCTATCCATTGGCCAACGACCTCGTCGATCACGATCTCGGACGGGTCGTGGTTGTCGGAGCCCTCCGTCATCCATTTGGTCGCGATATAGCCTTTGATGTAGGTCGCTGGTATCGCCAAAACGAACAGCCAGATGCCGCCGATCTGGTAAATCAACCACGCCAGCGGCAGGGCGGCCAACGACCCCCACGTTCCCGGCGCAGGTTTCATGTAACCGACGTAAAAAACCGTCGCCGTGATTTTTGCCCATTGTTGTTTCATCCTGCTGTCCCTTTTATCAGCGTGACCGTGGCCATCGCTGCAATCCCTTCGCCGCGCCCTGTAAAACCAAGGCGTTCGGACGTTGTCGCCTTTACGCTGACGCGGTCCGCATCGATCCTCATAATCTGCGCCATCCGCATCCGCATCGCCGCAGCAACGGGGCCGATCTTTGGGAATTCGCAGATCAATGTGCAATCCATATGGTTGATCGCAAAGCCCATTTCGCGAGCAAGGTCGCAGGCGTGTGCCAGAAAAATATCGCTGGCAGCGCCTTTCCAGTGTGGATCGCTTGGCGGGAAATGCTGGCCGATGTCGCCACGACACAGCGCACCGTAAATCGCATCCGTGACCGTGTGCATCCCAACATCCGCATCCGAATGTCCCTGCAGACCACGGCTGTGCGGGATTTTGACGCCGCAGAGCATCACATGATCGCCCACCCCGAAACGGTGCACGTCAAAGCCGTTTCCGGTTCGAATATCCAATGGTGTCTCCAGTAATTTTGCAGCCCGCGCGAAATCGGCAGGCGTCGTGATCTTGAGGTTACGAGCATCGCCTTGCACGATCGTTACATCCAGTCCAGCGCGCTGCGCGATTTCTACGTCGTCGGCGGCACCTGCGCCGTGGGTAGCATGCGCGGCGCGGATCGCCGTCAGATGGAAACCTTGCGGTGTTTGGGCGCGATACAGACCTGTGCGATCCTGAACGCCTTTGACTTGGTTATCTTCACCCATCCATAAAGCGTCGGTGACGGGCAGGGCTGGTCCAACCGCTTGGTCGGTTTGTAGGGAGTCCAACACACGGTCGATGACGACCGGCGGTAGACAGCATCGCGCGGCGTCATGGATCAGGACGTGGTCAGCTTGGGTCGCGTTCAGGCCGGACAGAACGGACTGCGACCTCTCGGCACCACCAGTCGCGATACGGACGTGGCTGGATAGCTTCAACGCTTCAACTCGGGCGCGATCAGTATCTGCCACCACAAGGACAATTTCGGTGATGCGCGGGTGCGCCGTAAAGACATCTAATGTGTGCTGGAGCACCGATTTACCCGCAATATGCTGCCATTGCTTTGAAACATCACCGCCCGCGCGCTGCCCGCGTCCGGCGGCGACGATAATGGCAGCAACAGTTGGTGGAATTTGCATGTCGGGGCGCCCCTTGTCTGGGTGTGTTCTACCCAGAGCGACGCGTCGAGGGAAGTGCGCGTGGCTATCCGCTTAAATATGAGGCATGTTATGTATTCTGCCTGATAATTCACCTTGATATCGTTGAAGTTGCAACCTGTTCGCGCTAACTGAACTTCATGCAGCGTGACATCCCCTTACCAGATACTGACAGCCCCGTGGCGCTTGCCCCGCTGGCTGGAATATCAGATTTGCCGTTTCGCCAGCTTGTGGCGTCATTCGGCGCAGGGTGGGTTGTGTCCGAAATGATCGCCAGCCAAGAAATGGTACAGGCAAAACCCGGCGTGCGTGAAAAGGCGGAGTTGGGGTTTAATCAGGCTAATACCGCCGTGCAGCTTGCTGGTCGCGAGGCGCATTGGATGGCCGAAGCCGCGCGTCACGTCGAGGCCAATGGTGCGGCAATGATTGACATCAACATGGGCTGTCCTGCGAAGAAAGTGACCAGCGGTTATTCCGGATCAGCGCTGCTGCGCGATCTCGATCATGCGTTGACATTAATTGATGCGGTGGTTGGCGCGGTTGATATTCCGGTCACGTTAAAAACGCGGCTTGGCTGGGACGACGCGCTGTTGAATGCGCCTGATTTGGCTGTTCGGGCCGAAAATGCAGGGATCGCGCGGATCGTCATTCATGGCCGCACGCGGTGCCAGTTTTATAAGGGCCGTGCAAATTGGGATGCTATAGCGCTGGTCAAAAACGCGGTGTCGATCCCAGTGATCGCAAATGGCGATATCATTGATGCGAGTACGGCGAAAACAGCACTGGACGCGTCGGGCGCTGACGGTTTGATGATTGGGCGCGGGGCGCAGGGCTGCCCTTGGATGTTGCGCGACGTCGCGGCGCAACTGAGTGGCAATGTTGCCCCAGCCCCGCCGCAAGGAAGCGCATTTATTCAACTGGTATCAGACCACTATGACGCAATGTTAAGTTTCTATGGCACCCAAATGGGCAGCAAAGCTGCACGCAAACATCTGGGGTGGTACATGGATCAATGTGCGCCCGAACCAAATCTGCGCAAGGCTGTCCTGACGGAACGCGACCCCAAGAAAGTGTTCAATCTGTTGCCCGATGCGCTGGCAACGCCTTTGGTCACACATCAAGGTGCGGGGCAGGCTGCATGAATGCGCTTTGGAATTCATTGCCAGTGCCCGCGTTGCTGTTGAACCCCGACGACACGATTGCGCAAAGCAATCCGGCGGCGGAAGCCTTTTTGAACCTATCGTCCAGATCCCTCATAGGCGCGCTATTGTGGGACACGGTGATGATCGACGCACCGCTAGAATCCGCCTACGCGCGGGCGAGCGCCAACCGGTCATCGCTGTTCATCAACGATGTCGATGTAAGCAGTGGAGAGAGATCACCGCTACAATGCAACATCCAGTTTGCCCCGCTTTTAGACGGGGGCGATCAGATGTTGATGATTTTCGAACCTCGCGAAATGGCGACGCGGCTGAACAAGTCTGCCAAATCCATTCGCGCTGCGCGGTCTGCGATTGGCATGGCCGAAATGCTTGCCCATGAAATCAAAAACCCGCTTGCGGGGATCACGGGTGCGGCGCAGCTGTTGTCGATGACGCTGTCAGCGGAGGATTGCGAAATGACCGATCTGATAGTCGAGGAATCGCGCCGGATTGTGAAACTGTTGGAACAGGTCGAGCAATTTGGCAATCTGCAACCGCCCAATCGCAGTGAAGTCAACATTCACGATGTGCTGGACCGCGCGCGTCAGTCTGCTTCGGTGGGGTTTGGCGCACACATGATGATGATCCAAGACTACGATCCATCGCTTCCGTCAGCCTATGTCGACGCGGACCAATTTTTGCAGGTGCTTTTGAACCTTCTAAAGAACGCATCAGAGGCTGGTGGCGCAGGCGGGTCGATCCGGTTGCACACCTTCTATGAGCCCTCTCTGCGCATGAAACGCGATGATGGAACCGTTGCACACCTGCCGCTGCAAATCGAAATTATTGATGACGGCCCCGGCTTGCCGCCCGACATTGCATCGGATGTTTTTGAGCCGTTTATCTCCGGTCGCGAAAACGGCACCGGCCTCGGCCTCGCACTGGTCAGTAAATTAATCGCTGATGTGGGGGGCTGGATTTCGGTAGATTCAGTGCCGGGGCGCACCATATTCCGCCTGTCGCTGCCGACACTTCCCGCTAAGTTAACAGGAGACGTATAGATGGATGGAACTGTTCTGGTTGCCGATGACGACCGCACAATCCGCACGGTGTTGACGCAGGCGTTCACGCGGGCGGGCTGCAAAGTTCATGCGACGTCGTCTTTGGTGACGCTGATGCGCTGGGTGGAAGAGGGAAAGGGCGATCTGGTGATTTCCGATGTAATCATGCCCGATGGCAACGGTCTGGAACAACTCCCCAAAATCGCACTCGCACGGCCGGGTTTGCCCGTCATCGTGATTTCAGCCCAAAATAATATCATGACAGCAATCCAAGCGGCAGAAGCCGACGCATACGACTATTTGCCAAAACCGTTTGATTTGCCGGACCTGATGAAACGGGCTGCCCGTGCACTAGAAGTGAAACCGCGCGCCGCAGCCATCAGCCAAAACGATGAACACTCCGATGATCTGCCGCTCGTCGGGTGCACGGCGGCGATGCAGACGCTTTACCGACTGGTCGCGCGGGTGATGAACACGCCGCTGTCGGTCTTGGTGACGGGAGAAAGCGGCACGGGCAAAAGTCTGATCGCGCGCGCCATTCATGATTTTTCAGACCGCCGATCTATGCCGTTCGTGACCGCCACTGCCAACGATCTGAACGGGATGGACGGGCAGCAGCTGCTGTTGTCGCGGGCCAAAGGTGGCAGCCTCGTGTTTGATGAGGTGGGCGACTTTTCAATGGAGACCCAAAGCCGGATCGTGCGGATGATGGATGCCTTGGGCGACTCCGCACCGCGGATCATCGCAACGTCGCGCACCGATTTGGTGATCGCGATGGAAGAAGGGCGCGTGCGTGAGGATCTGTACTATCGTCTCGCAGGGGTGACGGTCGTTGTGCCGCCCTTGCGTGACCGCGTTGATGACATCCCGCTTTTGGCACAGCATTTTCTGTCACGATCCGAACGCGAGGGAGCACCTGTGCGCCGCTTTGCGAGCAGTGCCATCGATATTGTGCGGGCCTACACATGGCCCGGCAATGTGCGCCAACTTGAAAATGTTGTGCGCCGCCTGGTCGTAACGTCGACCCACGAGGACATTCACCGCCCCGAAGTCGAACAAGTCCTTGGATCACAGCCAGCGATCGAACCATTGCAGACAGGCAGTTCGGATAAATTGTCCGGTTCCGTGGCGCAGCACCTTAAGCGATATTTCGATTTGCATGGAGGCGCGCTGCCACCGATCGGCCTTTATCAGCGGATATTGCGGGAAGTTGAGGCGCCTTTGATCGAAATCGCGCTGGATGCAACATCTGGAAATCAAGCTAAATGTGCTGAGCTATTGGGCATCAACCGCAATACCTTGAGAAAAAAGATCACAGATCTGGATATCCACGTGACACGCCGTCGTAAATTGATGTAAAAGCGCAACATAAGCGTGGCCATCCGGTCCCACTCTTGGGGTAGGGCAGGATCACATCAACAGGCGGTGGGCGAAGCGTTGTTTGACGGCAACGCATAAGCCCTTTGTTAGCGGGGCGTATTGGAGTGCAACGATCCCAATTGGGTAAGAATATGCTGGCATTTTCGCTCTGGCGACGACGGCGTGTCGTGCAGAACTGGGCCACGGCGGTTCTGGTCCTGCTTGGCCCGCTCCTCGTTATTTTGACGATCACGGCCCTGCGCCCGCTGGATCAAACCGGTCGCACGGAAGTCCTGCGGCTGATCTTGCTGTCTGACATCATTTATATCCTGATTATCGCAGCTTTGGTTTTGTCGCGCGTCGTCAGCATGATTGCGGCGCGGCGCAACAAGTCTGCCGGTTCACGCCTGCACCTGCGTTTGACAGGGGTTTTTGCGTTGTTAGCGCTTATTCCGACGGTTGCAGTCGCGGTTTTTGCGGTTTTGACGATCAACATCGGCCTTGAAGGGTGGTTTTCCGAACGGGTGCGCGATGTTTTGGGCAATTCATTGTCTGCCGCCGAAGCCTATGAAGAGGAACACCGCCAAGAGCTCTCGCGCGACGCAAATGCTCTGGCTGGTTATCTCAATACTGAACGGCTTCAGACATTCTTCATGGAACGCGGCGAAGTGCGCCAGACTTTGGCGCGCGTGCAACCCCAAATTGAACGCGGCCTGACGGAAGCGTTTGTCTTGGATGGTATGGGCGAAATTTGGGCCCGTGGGGATCGGTCCTATGAGTTCTATTTCGAACACCCCAGCACCGCTGATATGCGACAGGCCCGCGAGACTGGTTTAGTTGTCATTGAGGACTGGGCCAATAACGAATTTCGCGCCTTGCTCCCGCTCGAGGCGTTCAGTGACAAGTATCTCTATGTGTCGCGTCCCGTCGATGGTGGTATTCTGGCGCTGCTGGACGATACACAAGAAACCGTTGCACTTTATGGTCAATTGGAAAGCGAACGTGGACGGATTCTGTTTGAATTTGGTCTCATTTACTTGGGCTTTGCGCTGATCCTAATCCTTGCCGCTGTCTGGGTTGGTCTGTGGTTCGCTGAACGGCTTGCGCGTCCTGTGGGGCGGCTGGTGGGCGCATCGCAACGGGTTGGTGCCGGTGATCTGAACGTACACGTGCGCGAAGAAGTGGGGGAGGATGAGATCGCGCAGCTGGGGCGTTATTTTAACCAAATGACCGCGCAGTTGCGCAACCAACGCGAAGAACTATTAGACAACAATCGCCAGATTGAACGTCGCCGACGGCTGTTTGATTCGGTCCTTTCGTCAGTTCCATCCGGCGTTGTGGGACTGGACGCGCAAGGCTGCGTGATGTTTGTGAACCGGTCTGCAAATCGATTTCTGGATGTTGATGGTGGCAAAAGCACTGCTTTGTCTGTGGCAGTGCCCGAATTTTCGGATCTTTTTGATGAGCTCACCTCGGGTGGCAAATCCGTCGTGCAAGGTCAAGTAAACCTTGTGCGGGGCGGCAAGCAAGAAAGCCTGCTGGTGCGGATGTCGCATCGCTTGCACGAAGACGGGGATCTTGAAGGGTTTGTTGTCGCGTTTGAGGACGTGACCGATTTGGTCTCGGCCCAGCGGATGGCCGCCTGGGGCGACGTGGCGCGGAGGATCGCACACGAGATCAAGAACCCGCTGACACCAATCCAGCTGTCCGCAGAACGCATCAAACGTAAGTTTCATGTGCACGCGGGCGAAGACGCCCCCGATTTGGAACACTTGACGGATGTTATTGTACGTCAAACCAACGATTTACGTCGCATTGTTGATGAGTTTTCCAAGTTTGCGCGGATGCCGGAACCGGACCGCCGGACCTATGATCTGGCCGCGATCATGCGTGACGCTGTGACCTTGCAAAAATCCGGCCAACCAAACGTCACGTTTGAGACAACAATCGAGAACGGCGAGATATGGGCTGATCTGGACAGTACAATGATGTCGCAAGCACTCACAAACTTGATTAAGAACGCGGGCGAGGCCATTGAAAGTCTGCAAGAAAAATTCCCTGAAATGGACGTTACTCCACAAATCAGGATTTCACTGTCAACCAGCGATGACATGGCGGAAATTACCATCGCGGACAACGGTATCGGTCTGCCAGAAGATCGAGCCAAACTTTTTGAGCCTTACGTAACCACCCGCGAAAAAGGAACGGGCCTCGGCCTGCCGATCGTGAAGAAAATTATTGATGAACATGGTGGCACGCTCATCCTTACTGACGCGCCCGCCTTTGATGACACTGGATCTTACGACACTGGACCTAATGAAACCGAGCGATACGGTGCCATGGCTGTCATCCACCTTCCAATTCAGGCGGCTCTCACGCTGCCCCAAACCGAAACTGCATGAGGTAATCCAATGGGCGATATTCTGATCACTGACGACGAACGTGACATCCGCGAACTGATTTCTGACATCCTCAAGGACGAGGGGTTCACAACGCGCCTTGCGGGCACGTCGGACGAATGTATGGCGCAAATTGACAAGGCTGTTCCTGCGCTGATGATCCTTGATATCTGGCTGAAAGACAGCCGGATGGACGGCATTGATATCCTCAAACAGGTCAAGCGTGACCACCCAGAGGTGCCAGTGGTGATCATTTCGGGCCACGGAAACATCGAAATAGCGGTCGCTGCAATCAAACAGGGTGCGTATGATTTCATTGAAAAACCGTTTAATATCGACCAGTTGATGGTGGTTATCCGCCGCGCGATGGAAACCAGCCGCCTGCGCCGCGAAAATATCGAATTGAAACGCACGGATGCCGCGCCGACCGAAATGCTGGGCGAAAGTGCCGCGTTCAGGACGTTGATCAGCCAGCTGGAAAAGGTCACGAAATCCAACGGACGGGTTATGTTGACGGGCGAAAGCGGGTCCGGCAAAGAAACGGCAGCGCGCTACATTCATATTAATTCTGATCGCGGAGACATGCCGTTTGTATCGGTCAATTGCGCGTCAATCGAACCTGACCGCATGGAAGAGGTCCTATTGGGCCGCGAGACCGAGGGCCGTGGCGTCGAACCTGGCTTGTTGGAAGACGCCAATGGCGGTGTAATCTATTTCGATGGCGTCGCAGAAATGCCCCTTGGGACGCAGGCCAAGCTTTTGCGCGTGCTGGTGGATCAGAAGTTCCAACGGGTTGGGGGTGTTGATAAGGTTCAAGTCGATGTTCGGGTTATTTCAAGCACGAACAAGGACTTGCAGGTTGCAATTGAAGCAGAGACATTCCGGCAAGAATTATATCACCGTTTGAACGTCGTGCCGATCCATGTACCAAGTCTTGAAGAACGGCGTGAGGATATTCCACTTTTGGCTGCGCACTTTATTGAAGAACTTGATAAATCTCAAGGGCTTGGCGCGCGACCTTTAAGTGATGAGGCTGCGGCACTGCTGCAGACGATGGTGTGGCCCGGCAATGCGCGACAACTTAAGAATGTGATGGAACGGGTCCTTATTCTAGGGGATGCGACAGGGGCGATTGAGGCCAAGGAACTGCCCACACAGTCCGACAGCCCCGCAGAACAGGGCCGCGTGTTGCTGTCTGGTAGCCTTGCCACATTGCCACTTCGCGATGCCCGTGAGCTGTTTGAGCGCGAATATCTGCTGACACAGATCAACCGTTTTGGCGGCAATATCAGCCGCACCGCGAGCTTTGTTGGCATGGAACGATCCGCACTGCACCGCAAACTCAAAACACTTGGTGTTGTGACATCCAATAAGGCGGGCGCGCGCGTTGCCCACGTTGAGGAGGACGAAGAGGCTTAAGGGCGCGTGCATCACGTCGCTGGTTGACCGGATCAATGCCTTCTGTCACCACAATTAGACTGTAACCATTCAAGGTACGTCCATGAAGGTCATTATTTGCGGGGCGGGTCAGGTTGGCTGGCAAATCGCCCGCCACCTCGCTTCAGAGCGCAACGACGTTACGGTTGTCGACAACAACCCGGAACTTGTGCGCCGTGCCACTGACACGCTTGACGTGCAGGGCATTGAAGGCTTCGCAAGCTATCCTGATATCCTTGAACGCGCCGGTGCTGCGGATGCAGACATGATCATCGCGGCGACTCATTCTGATGAGGTCAATATGGTGACCTGTCAGGTTGCCCATTCGGTGTTTGCCGTCCAGCGAAAGATCGCGCGTCTACGTGGTCAAAGTTATCTCAACGCGATCTATTCCGATCTTTACCGTCGCGATCACTTGCCAATCGATGTGGTTATTTCACCAGAGATGGAAGTGGCAGAAGCCGCTTTGCAACGTCTTGCAGCCCCCGCCGCGTTTGACACCGAGAGTTTTCTGGAAGGAAAGGCGCAACTGCTGGGCATCCAGATCGAGAATGACTGTCCGGTGATCAACACGCCGCTGCGTCAACTCAGCGATCTGTTTTCGACGCTCAAAGCGGTCGTTGTTGGCATTCGACGTAAGGGCACACTTTTTGCCCCCTCGCCAGGGGACCAGATTTTCCCAAGCGATGAATGTTATGTGATGACGGAGAATACCGATCTAAACCGCACGCTTGAGATTTTCGGCAAGACACAGGGCAAGTTGGAACGCGTCGTTATTATTGGCGGTGGCAACGTCGGGTTGGCTGTTGCGCGCAGGCTTGAAGCCAGAACAAACCGCGTCCGTGTGCGCATTATTGAACGCAACCGCGACATTGCAGAAGCCGCAGCCGATCAGTTGGAACGCACGATTGTGCTGAATGGCGACGGGTTGGATTCTGCATTGCTGGAAGAAGCAAACATTGCCAATGCTGATGCGGTTCTGGTTGTGACCGATGACGACAAGACAAACCTGCTGGCCGCTGTGCGTGCCAAGGGGATGGGCTGCCCGATGGCGATCTGTCTGACCAACGATCCGACGTTGGTGCCACTGATGGGGCCGCTCGATATTGACGCCTATATCAATCCGCGTTCGACAACCGTCAGTTCGATCCTGCGCCATATCCGGCACGGGCGCGTGCGCTCGGTTTATTCCATCGGCGATGCCGAGGCCGAGGTGATTGAAGCGCAGGTTCTGACAACCAGCCCCATGGCTGGCAAACTGTTGCGGGACGTGGATTTTCCCGAAGGTGTCTTGGTCGGCGGTGTCCTTAAGGGCGGTAAGATGCACAAACCACGCGGTAATCTGCGTATTGAAGAAGGCGATGTTGTTGCCATTTTCGCCATGGCAGCGCAGGTCGCGGAAGTTGAGGCACTATTGCAAGTGTCCATCGACTTTTTCTGATGAACACGGTGTTAAACAGCCGCGCGCGACGTCATGTCTAACCTATCGCAACGCCCGTTCTTTGTTTTGCTTATGGGTATCGGCGCGCTGGCGATGGTCGTGCCGGCAATCCATGCCTTGTCGATTGAAAATCACGCAGTGGCGCGTTCGTTTTTCTATTCTGCGCTGCTGTTCTTGCTCCTGACGCTGTTCATCGGGCTTGCCACCGCCAACTACAAAAGCACCCTTGCGCGCGGCTATTTGGTGTCGCTTCTGGCGGCATTTTTGGTGCTGCCCCTTATGCTTGCTGTGCCCATGTATGAAGCCGTCCCACGGATGAGCTTTCTTGAAGCATGGTTCGAATCCGTGTCGTCAATCACCACAACTGGCGCGACACTTTATGACAGCCCGCGGGAATTGCCGCGTTCTGTACATTTGTGGCGGGCCTTGATGGGTTGGCTGGGTGGCTTGCTGATCTGGGTCTCCGCGATTTCAATTCTCGCACCGCTTAATATCGGTGGATTTGAGGTCCGTGCAACACGCGGCGGGTCAGCAAGCGAAAAGACCTTCGAGCAAATTGGCCGCGTCACGGACCCATCGGAACGCTTGGTGCGCTATGGCTCAAAACTCATTCCACTTTACGTCGCATTGACGGGCCTGTTGTGGCTCAGCCTCACGGTGTCGGGCGAGGTGACGTTTGTGGCGCTGTGCCATGCGATGTCGGTGATGGCGACATCTGGAATCTCACCTGTGGGCGGGTTGATCTATTCGCCTGCGGGTTTCTTGGGCGAATTCATCATTGTGCTCTTTTTCGTGTTCGCCCTGTCGCGCGTTGCTTTTTCGCGTGGTGTGTCGGGCCAAGAGGTCAGCCCGCTTTACAAAGACAATGAATTCCGGCTCGCATTGACTTTGATCGGGGTCCTGGTCGCCGTTTTATTCCTGCGCCATGGTGTGGTCGCGTTTGAAGACGGGACAAACAACGATCTGGGCAATGCTGCGCGTGCGCTTTGGGGCGCGTTTTTTACTATCACCAGTTTTTTGACAACCACAGGGTTTGAATCAGCTGATTGGACAGCGACGCGCAATTGGTCGGGGCTTGGCACGCCTGGTCTGATGTTGGTCGGTCTGTCCCTAATCGGCGGCGGTGTGGCGACAACGGCGGGCGGCATCAAGTTGCTGCGGGTCTATGCGCTTTGGAAGCATGGCCAGCGCGAAGTTGAACGCCTTGTACATCCGTCGTCTGTGGGCGGGGCGGGGGCAGTGGCGCGCCAAATTAGACGTCAAGGCGCGCAAATCGCGTGGATTTTCTTTATGTTATTCACGATTTCGATTGCCGCAGTGATGGTCTTACTCGCCCTAACCGGCGTGCAGTTTGAAACGGCGATGGTGCTTTCGGTCGCCGCTTTGTCTACGACCGGACCATTGGCTGCAATCGCCGCTGAATCGCCGATTTCCTATGCGGGCATACCCGACAGTGCAAAAATCATTCTCGCCTTCGCGATGGTTCTTGGCCGACTTGAAGCCTTGGCGATTATCGCGCTTTTAAACCCCGAATTCTGGCGCCGATAAGTCACCCCTTTAATTGCATCTGCTACGACCCTGTTTTTGGGGTGGAAATCTAACAAACACCGCTACATAGTGGCACCCAGACTGATATATTGGCCGCGGCGACGGCCACAAGAACAAA
This window contains:
- a CDS encoding TrkH family potassium uptake protein, with the translated sequence MSNLSQRPFFVLLMGIGALAMVVPAIHALSIENHAVARSFFYSALLFLLLTLFIGLATANYKSTLARGYLVSLLAAFLVLPLMLAVPMYEAVPRMSFLEAWFESVSSITTTGATLYDSPRELPRSVHLWRALMGWLGGLLIWVSAISILAPLNIGGFEVRATRGGSASEKTFEQIGRVTDPSERLVRYGSKLIPLYVALTGLLWLSLTVSGEVTFVALCHAMSVMATSGISPVGGLIYSPAGFLGEFIIVLFFVFALSRVAFSRGVSGQEVSPLYKDNEFRLALTLIGVLVAVLFLRHGVVAFEDGTNNDLGNAARALWGAFFTITSFLTTTGFESADWTATRNWSGLGTPGLMLVGLSLIGGGVATTAGGIKLLRVYALWKHGQREVERLVHPSSVGGAGAVARQIRRQGAQIAWIFFMLFTISIAAVMVLLALTGVQFETAMVLSVAALSTTGPLAAIAAESPISYAGIPDSAKIILAFAMVLGRLEALAIIALLNPEFWRR